One Balaenoptera musculus isolate JJ_BM4_2016_0621 chromosome 13, mBalMus1.pri.v3, whole genome shotgun sequence genomic region harbors:
- the WBP1 gene encoding WW domain-binding protein 1 produces MARASGGNGSEEDWGALRVPQQQLRELCPGVNNQPYLCESGHCCGETGCCTYYYELWWFWLLWTVLILFSCCCAFRHRRAKLRLQQQQRQREINLLAYHGACHGAGPVPPGSLLDLRLLSTFKPPAYEDVVHRPGTPPPPYTAASGCPSTASSECTCCSSASSCPAHQEGTNVEDVSSHQSDPPHQEGEPGARVSPAPTPPFCRYRRLTGDSGIELCPCPDSSEGEPVKEARASATPPDVEEQSPVHGP; encoded by the exons ATGGCTCGGGCCAGCGGCGGGAACGGCAGCGAGGAGGACTGGGGGGCACTTCGGGTGCCGCAACAGCAG CTTCGAGAGCTGTGCCCAGGAGTGAACAACCAGCCTTACCTCTGTGAGAGTGGTCACTGCTGCGGGGAGACTGGCTGCTGCACCTACTACTATGAGCTCTGGT GGTTCTGGCTGCTCTGGACTGTCCTCATTCTCTTTAGCTGCTGTTGCGCCTTCCGCCATCGACGAGCTAAACTCCGGCTGCAGCAACAGCAGCGGCAGCGTGAGATCAACTTGTTGGCCTACCACGGGGCATGCCATGGGGCTGGCCCTGTCCCTCCCGGTTCACTGCTTGATCTTC GCCTCCTCAGCACCTTCAAACCCCCAGCCTATGAGGATGTGGTTCACCGCCCAGGCACACCGCCGCCTCCTTACACTGCAGCCTCAGGCTGCCCCTCGACTGCTTCCAGTGAATGCACCTGCTGCTCCTCTGCTTCTAGCTGCCCTGCCCACCAAGAGGGAACAAATGTGGAAGATGTTTCCTCCCACCAGAGTGACCCTCCTCATCAGGAGGGTGAGCCTGGGGCAAGGGTGAGCCCTGCCCCCACACCACCCTTCTGCCGCTATCGCCGCCTGACTGGGGACTCAGGTATTGAGCTCTGCCCTTGTCCTGACTCCAGTGAGGGGGAGCCAGTCAAGGAGGCTAGGGCTAGTGCCACCCCACCAGATGTGGAGGAGCAGTCCCCTGTGCACGGCCCCTAA
- the MOGS gene encoding mannosyl-oligosaccharide glucosidase → MARGERRRRGAPADGARTAERAARGGPARREGRGGRARGAAAGAALAVVVLALALGLSGCWLLAWHRARRAVTLHSAPPALPPDSSSPAVAPDLFWGTYRPHVYFGMKTRSPQPLLTGLMWAQQGTTPGTPKLRHTCEQGDGVGPYGWEFHDGLSFGRQHIQDGALRLTTEFVKRPGGQHGGNWSWRVTVEPQASSTSALPLVSLFFYVVTDGKEVLVPEVGAKGQLKFISGHTSELGDFRFTLMPPTSPGDTAPKYGSYNVFWSSNPGLPLLTEMVKSRLNNWFQHRPPGASPERYLGLPGSLKWEDRGPSGQGQGQGQFLIQQVTLKVPFSVELVFESGSAQAGGSQALEQLAGSLLTQALESHADAFRERFEKTFRLKEKGLSPEEQALGQVALSGLLGGIGYFYGQGLVLPDMEVEGSKQKVDPVLFPPVPLFTAVPSRSFFPRGFLWDEGFHQLVIQRWDPRLTREAVGHWLGLLNADGWIGREQVLGDEARARVPSEFLVQRTAHANPPTLLLPVAHMLEGGDPADYAFLRRAFPRLRAWFSWLHQSQAGPVPLSYRWRGRDPALPTLLNPKTLPSGLDDYPRASHPSPTERHLDLRCWVALGARVLMQLAEQLGEAEAAAELGPLAASLEAEESLDELHWAPELGVFADFGNHTKAVQLKPRPPQGLVRVVGRPSPRLQYVDALGYVSLFPFLLRLLDPNSSRLGPLLDVLADSRQLWSPFGLRSLAATSPFYSQRNSEHDPPYWRGAVWLNVNYLALGALHYYGHLEGPYQARAAKLHRELRTNLVGNVRRQYQATGFLWEQYSDQDGRGMGCRPFQGWTSLVLLAMAEDY, encoded by the exons ATGGCTCGGGGCGAGCGGCGGCGCCGCGGGGCGCCGGCAGACGGAGCGCGGACCGCTGAGAGGGCGGCTCGGGGCGGCCCCGCGCGACGGGAAGGCCGGGGCGGCAGGGCCCGGGGCGCGGCTGCGGGAGCGGCTCTGGCCGTCGTGGTCCTGGCTCTGGCCCTGGGCCTGTCGGGATGCTGGCTGCTGGCATGGCATCGTGCGCGGCGGGCTGTCACGCTGCACTCCGCGCCCCCGGCGCTGCCTCCCGACTCTTCCAGCCCCGCCGTGGCCCCGGACCTCTTCTGGGGCACCTACCGCCCTCACGTTTACTTCGGCATGAAGACCCGCAGTCCGCAGCCCCTCCTCACCG GACTGATGTGGGCGCAGCAAGGTACCACCCCGGGGACCCCTAAGCTCAGGCACACGTGTGAGCAGGGGGACGGCGTGGGTCCCTATGGCTGGGAGTTCCACGACGGTCTCTCCTTCGGGCGGCAACACATCCAGGATGGGGCCTTAAGGCTCACCACTGAGTTCGTCAAGAGGCCTGGGGGTCAACACGGAGGGAACTGGAGCTGGAGAGTGACTGTAGAGCCTCAG GCCTCAAGTACCTCTGCTCTCCCTTTGGTGTCCTTGTTCTTCTATGTGGTAACAGATGGCAAAGAAGTCCTAGTGCCAGAGGTTGGGGCTAAGGGGCAGTTGAAGTTCATCAGTGGACACACCAGTGAACTTGGTGACTTCCGCTTTACACTTATGCCACCAACCAGTCCAGGAGATACAGCCCCCAAGTATGGCAG CTACAATGTCTTCTGGTCCTCCAACCCAGGACTTCCCTTGCTGACAGAGATGGTGAAGAGCCGCCTAAATAACTGGTTTCAGCATCGGCCCCCAGGGGCTTCCCCTGAACGCTACCTCGGCTTGCCAGGATCTCTGAAGTGGGAGGACAGAGGCCCAAGTGGGCAAGGACAGGGACAAGGGCAATTTTTGATACAACAGGTGACACTGAAAGTCCCCTTTTCTGTGGAGTTGGTGTTTGAATCAGGCAGTGCCCAGGCAGGAGGAAGCCAAGCCCTAGAGCAGCTGGCAGGCAGCCTGCTGACCCAGGCCCTGGAAAGCCATGCTGACGCCTTTAGAGAGCGCTTTGAGAAGACCTTCCGGCTGAAGGAGAAGGGCCTGAGCCCTGAGGAGCAGGCTTTGGGTCAGGTTGCCCTCAGTGGTCTTCTTGGTGGTATTGGCTACTTCTATGGACAGGGTCTGGTGTTGCCAGACATGGAGGTTGAGGGGTCTAAGCAGAAGGTGGACCCAGTCCTCTTTCCACCTGTCCCTCTTTTCACAGCAGTGCCCTCCCGGTCATTCTTCCCTCGAGGTTTCCTGTGGGACGAGGGCTTTCACCAGCTGGTGATCCAACGGTGGGATCCCCGGCTCACCCGGGAGGCCGTAGGCCACTGGCTGGGGCTGCTAAATGCTGACGGCTGGATTGGGCGGGAGCAGGTGCTGGGGGATGAGGCCCGAGCCCGGGTGCCCTCAGAGTTCCTGGTGCAACGGACAGCCCACGCCAACCCCCCAACTCTGCTTTTGCCTGTAGCCCACATGCTAGAGGGTGGTGACCCTGCCGACTATGCCTTCCTCCGCAGGGCCTTCCCCCGCCTGCGTGCCTGGTTCTCCTGGCTTCATCAGAGCCAGGCAGGGCCAGTGCCACTATCTTACCGCTGGCGGGGCCGGGACCCAGCCTTGCCAACCCTACTGAACCCCAAGACGCTGCCTTCAGGGTTGGATGACTATCCCCGGGCTTCACACCCTTCACCCACTGAGCGGCACCTGGACCTGCGGTGCTGGGTGGCACTGGGTGCCCGTGTGCTGATGCAGCTAGCGGAGCAGCTGGGAGAGGCTGAGGCAGCTGCAGAGCTGGGCCCACTGGCTGCCTCCCTGGAAGCAGAGGAGAGCCTGGATGAGCTGCATTGGGCCCCAGAGCTAGGAGTCTTTGCAGACTTTGGGAATCACACAAAAGCAGTGCAGCTGAAGCCTAGACCCCCTCAGGGGCTGGTGCGAGTGGTGGGCCGGCCCAGCCCTCGCTTACAATATGTGGATGCCTTGGGCTATGTCAGTCTTTTCCCCTTCCTGCTGAGGCTGCTGGACCCCAACTCATCCCGCCTTGGACCCCTGCTGGATGTTCTAGCTGATAGCCGCCAGCTCTGGAGCCCCTTTGGTTTGCGCTCCCTTGCAGCAACCAGCCCCTTTTACAGCCAGCGCAATTCAGAGCATGATCCTCCCTACTGGCGAGGTGCTGTGTGGCTCAATGTCAACTACCTGGCATTGGGGGCTCTTCACTACTATGGGCATCTGGAGGGTCCCTACCAGGCCCGTGCTGCCAAGCTCCACAGAGAGCTCCGTACCAATCTGGTGGGCAATGTGAGGCGGCAGTACCAGGCCACGGGCTTCCTGTGGGAGCAATACAGTGACCAGGATGGGCGAGGCATGGGCTGCCGCCCTTTCCAGGGCTGGACCAGCCTTGTCCTACTGGCCATGGCTGAAGACTACTGA
- the MRPL53 gene encoding 39S ribosomal protein L53, mitochondrial, whose protein sequence is MAAALARLGLRSVKQVRVQFCPFEKNVESTRTFLQAVSSEKVRCTNLNCSVIADVRHDGSEPCVDVLFGDGHRLIMRGAHLTAQEMLSAFASHIQARGATGSGDKPGASTGR, encoded by the exons ATGGCAGCGGCCTTGGCTCGGCTCGGACTCCGCTCTGTCAAGCAGGTTCGGGTTCAATTCTGCCCTTTCGAGAAGAACGTGGAGTCGACAAG GACCTTCCTCCAGGCCGTGAGCAGCGAGAAAGTTCGCTGCACCAACCTCAACTGCTCGGTGATTGCGGACGTGAGACACGACGGCTCCGAGCCCTGCGTGGACGTGCTGTTCG GAGACGGGCATCGCCTGATTATGCGCGGCGCGCACCTCACCGCCCAGGAAATGCTCTCTGCCTTCGCCTCCCACATCCAGGCCAGGGGTGCGACGGGGAGTGGGGACAAGCCGGGCGCCAGTACCGGGCGCTGA
- the INO80B gene encoding INO80 complex subunit B isoform X1, whose product MSKLWRRGSTSGAMEAPEPGSPSAGEALELSLAGAHGHGVHKKKHKKHKKKHKKKHYQEEEAGPTQPSPAKPQLKLKIKLGGQVLGTKSVPTFTVIPEGPRSPSPLMVVDNEEEPVEGVPLEQYRAWLDEDSNLSPSPLRDLSGALGGQEEEEEQRWLDALEKGELDDNGDLKKEINERLLTARQRALLQKARSQPSPILSLPVAGGCPAPALTEEMLLKREERARKRRLQAARRAEEHKNQTIERLTKTVAPSGRGGRGAARGERRGGRAAAPAPMVRYSSGAQGSTLSFPPGVPAPAPVSQRPSPSAPAPRCSVPGCPHPRRYACSRTGQALCSLQCYRINLQMRLGGPEGPGSPLLAS is encoded by the exons TTGGCGGGTGCCCACGGCCACGGAGTGCACAAGAAAAAGCAcaagaagcacaagaaaaaacacaagaagaaacactaccaggaagaggaggctgggcccaCGCAGCCGTCTCCTGCCAAGCCCCAGCTCAAACTCAAAATCAAGTTGGGCGGGCAGGTCCTGGGCACCAAAAG TGTTCCTACATTCACTGTGATCCCTGAGGGTCCTCGCTCACCCTCTCCCCTTATGGTTGTGGACAATGAAGAGGAACCTGTGGAAGGAGTCCCCCTTGAGCAGTACCGTGCCTGGCTGG ATGAAGACAGTaatctgtccccctccccactgcgGGACTTGTCCGGGGCCTTAGGGGgtcaggaggaagaggaagaacaaagGTGGCTGGATGCCTTGGAGAAGGGGGAGCTGGATGACAATGGAGATCTCAAGAAGGAGATCAATGAACGGCTGCTCACTGCTCGACAG CGAGCTCTGCTGCAGAAGGCTCGAAGTCAGCCTTCCCCGATTCTGTCACTACCTGTGGCTGGGGGCTGCCCGGCCCCTGCTCTCACCGAGGAGATGCTGTTGAAGCGAGAGGAGCGGGCACGGAAGAGGCGGCTGCAGGCGGCTCGGCGGGCGGAGGAGCACAAGAACCAGACTATTGAGCGCCTCACCAAGACTGTGGCGCCCAGCGGGCGGGGAGGCCGAGGGGCCGCGCGGGGCGAGAGGCGGGGAGGGCGGGCCGCGGCCCCGGCCCCCATGGTGCGCTACAGCAGCGGGGCACAAGGTTCCACCCTTTCCTTCCCACCTGGCGTCCCCGCCCCCGCGCCTGTGTCTCAGCGGCCATCCCCATCTGCCCCTGCTCCTCGGTGCTCTGTCCCCGGCTGTCCACATCCGCGCCGCTATGCCTGCTCCCGCACAGGCCAGGCACTCTGCAGCCTTCAGTGCTACCGCATCAACCTGCAGATGCGGCTGGGTGGGCCTGAGGGCCCCGGATCCCCACTTCTGGCTTCTTAA